One Methylobacterium sp. AMS5 genomic region harbors:
- a CDS encoding TVP38/TMEM64 family protein, with the protein MTSRDGEGDRRDGAANRPDPAAGPPGPRRPWLRWLPLLALALLSVGILASGGGRFLDLDRLSESRVWLQALIAEDRVRAIALACLAYVGSVVVSLPATLVLTVLAGLLFGPVTGALIAIASSTTGAAIVFSVGRYAAGDLIRRKAGPRVGRFADGFRRDGFGYILILRLLPIFPYWITNLAPAAFGVPLRTFALATLLGLTPGAFIYAGLGAGLEDLLATRDEVKAACLAAGGADCAKGIDLRALVTPGMVAALAALAGFALLTVYLRRRLERRTLRA; encoded by the coding sequence ATGACGTCACGGGACGGGGAGGGCGATCGACGCGACGGCGCGGCGAACCGGCCGGATCCTGCGGCCGGGCCGCCGGGGCCGCGCCGGCCCTGGCTGCGCTGGCTCCCGCTCCTGGCGCTGGCCCTGCTCTCCGTCGGCATCCTCGCCTCGGGGGGGGGGCGCTTCCTCGATCTCGACCGGCTCTCCGAGTCGCGGGTCTGGCTTCAGGCGCTCATCGCCGAGGACCGGGTGCGGGCGATCGCGCTGGCCTGCCTCGCCTATGTCGGCTCCGTGGTGGTCTCGCTGCCGGCGACGCTGGTGCTCACGGTGCTGGCCGGGCTGCTGTTCGGCCCCGTGACGGGCGCCTTGATCGCCATCGCCTCGTCCACGACGGGGGCGGCCATCGTGTTCTCGGTCGGGCGCTACGCCGCCGGCGACCTGATCCGGCGCAAGGCCGGCCCGCGGGTCGGCCGCTTCGCCGACGGGTTTCGCCGCGATGGCTTCGGCTACATCCTGATCCTGCGGCTCCTGCCGATCTTCCCCTACTGGATCACCAACCTCGCCCCGGCCGCCTTCGGCGTGCCGCTTCGCACCTTCGCGCTCGCCACCCTGCTCGGCCTGACCCCGGGGGCCTTCATCTATGCCGGTCTCGGTGCCGGCCTCGAAGATCTGCTGGCCACGCGCGACGAAGTGAAGGCGGCCTGTCTCGCGGCTGGGGGGGCGGATTGCGCGAAGGGCATCGATCTGCGCGCGCTGGTGACGCCCGGCATGGTGGCCGCGCTGGCGGCGCTGGCAGGATTTGCTCTTTTGACGGTTTATCTGCGCCGACGGCTTGAGCGGCGGACGCTTCGCGCATAA
- a CDS encoding HAMP domain-containing sensor histidine kinase, translating to MAQNELAAIAALPWHSGAATATARSPGRLGLSGRLFLLTVAFVVLAEILIYVPAVATYRMSRLSDRVAAARVAALVLNAAPEGQVPDETARRLLMGVGARAIAVRVGETWRYLTDGPAPSAVAETVDLRERRLTGSVGGAFRTLFLPTEAPIRAIGPGQDGFDAVEVLLDEGPLRAALADFSLRLLVACLIIAALAAGLVFFVLQRAIVRPVVRLARDIAAFADDPERTDRVARRSARTDEIGEAENALARMQVALGGELRQRRRLAELGLSVSKINHELRNLLTTAQLLGDRLESVSDPLVQRVAPRLVETLDRAIRFCEATLAYGRATEPNPQRRMVALGPLLEELTDLADLMPAARIRVEVRAAPDLEIDVDPEQLLRALTNLVRNAVQAHAAAKTADGTVLIEGVRSGALGSGSVTVLVTDNGPGVPERAKANLFAAFQGSTRAGGTGLGLAIASELVRLNGGTLCLDETTDGARFRIVIPDRAAGVKAA from the coding sequence ATGGCGCAGAATGAACTGGCGGCGATCGCTGCCCTGCCATGGCACAGCGGGGCAGCGACCGCGACCGCGCGGTCGCCCGGCCGGCTCGGCCTGTCCGGCCGCCTGTTCCTGCTGACGGTCGCCTTCGTCGTCCTGGCCGAGATCCTGATCTACGTTCCGGCAGTGGCGACCTACCGGATGTCGCGGCTCTCCGACCGCGTCGCGGCGGCGCGGGTCGCCGCCCTCGTGCTGAACGCCGCCCCCGAGGGGCAGGTCCCCGACGAGACCGCTCGGCGCCTGCTCATGGGGGTCGGCGCCCGCGCCATCGCCGTGCGGGTCGGCGAGACGTGGCGTTACCTCACCGATGGACCGGCGCCGTCCGCCGTCGCCGAGACCGTGGATCTGCGCGAGCGACGCCTGACGGGCTCGGTCGGCGGCGCCTTCCGGACGTTGTTCCTTCCCACCGAAGCGCCGATCCGGGCGATCGGACCCGGCCAGGACGGCTTCGACGCCGTCGAGGTTCTGCTCGACGAGGGGCCTCTGCGGGCGGCCCTGGCCGATTTCTCGCTCCGGCTGCTCGTCGCCTGCCTCATCATCGCGGCCCTGGCGGCCGGGCTCGTGTTCTTCGTGCTTCAGCGGGCGATCGTGCGGCCGGTGGTCCGGCTCGCCCGCGACATCGCCGCCTTCGCCGACGACCCCGAGCGGACCGACCGGGTTGCCCGGCGCTCGGCGCGCACCGACGAGATCGGCGAGGCGGAGAACGCGCTCGCCCGGATGCAGGTGGCGCTTGGCGGCGAGCTGCGCCAGCGGCGGCGGCTGGCCGAGCTCGGCCTCTCGGTGAGCAAGATCAACCACGAATTGCGCAATCTGCTGACCACCGCCCAGCTTCTCGGTGACCGCCTGGAAAGCGTCTCCGATCCCCTGGTGCAGCGCGTCGCGCCGCGCCTCGTGGAGACCCTCGACCGGGCGATCCGCTTCTGCGAGGCGACGCTCGCCTATGGCCGCGCCACGGAGCCGAACCCGCAGCGGCGCATGGTGGCGCTCGGCCCTCTGCTCGAGGAACTGACCGACCTCGCCGACCTGATGCCGGCGGCCCGCATCCGCGTGGAGGTGCGCGCGGCGCCGGATCTCGAGATCGACGTCGATCCCGAACAGCTCCTGCGGGCGCTGACCAACCTCGTGCGCAACGCGGTCCAGGCCCATGCCGCTGCCAAGACCGCGGACGGCACCGTGCTGATCGAGGGGGTCCGGAGCGGCGCGCTCGGCTCGGGCTCGGTCACGGTCCTCGTGACCGACAACGGACCCGGCGTGCCCGAGCGGGCCAAGGCGAACCTGTTCGCCGCCTTCCAGGGCTCGACCCGGGCCGGCGGCACGGGCCTCGGCCTCGCCATCGCCTCGGAGCTGGTGCGCCTCAACGGCGGAACGCTCTGCCTCGACGAGACGACGGACGGCGCGCGCTTCCGCATCGTCATCCCGGACCGCGCCGCGGGGGTGAAGGCGGCCTGA
- a CDS encoding DHA2 family efflux MFS transporter permease subunit, translating to MAASATLAASPAADPPIDRRRMVAFLCMVFGMFMAILDIQIVSASLNEIQAGLSASGDEIPWVQTSYLIAEVISIPLSGTLSRVLSTRWMFSVSAAGFTLMSLMCATSSSIGEMIVWRALQGFIGGGMIPTVFAAAFTIFPPSKRSIVSPMIGLVATLAPTIGPTIGGYLTDLFSWHWLFLINIVPGIFVTISTFLLIDFDRPNFDLLKSFDWAGLAFMAGFLGCLEYVLEEGPNHDWLQDEAVFVCAIVCAVSGLAFFARVFTARQPIVDLRAFSDRNFAAGCVFSFVMGIGLYGLTYLYPVYLARVRGYSALQIGETMFVSGLCMFATAPIAGKLSAKLDPRIMMAMGFSGFAVGTWIVTGLTKDWDFYELLWPQVLRGCSLMLCMIPINNIALGTLPPERMKNASGLFNLTRNLGGAVGLALINTVLNARWDFHLARLHERFTWANGAALERLDAMRRQFEVFGGDANGMALKALNNTVRIQGLVMSFEDVFLVLTVLFLAMACGTPLIRRPRAAAPAGAGH from the coding sequence ATGGCCGCCAGCGCGACCCTCGCCGCAAGCCCTGCCGCCGACCCGCCCATCGACCGCCGCCGCATGGTGGCGTTCCTGTGCATGGTGTTCGGGATGTTCATGGCGATCCTCGACATCCAGATCGTCTCGGCCTCGCTCAACGAGATCCAGGCCGGCCTCTCGGCCTCCGGCGACGAGATCCCCTGGGTGCAGACGAGCTACCTCATCGCCGAGGTCATCTCGATCCCGCTCTCGGGCACCCTGTCGCGGGTGCTCTCGACGCGCTGGATGTTCTCGGTCTCGGCGGCCGGCTTCACGCTGATGAGCCTGATGTGCGCCACCTCCTCGTCGATCGGCGAGATGATCGTCTGGCGCGCGCTCCAGGGCTTCATCGGCGGCGGCATGATCCCGACCGTGTTCGCTGCGGCCTTCACGATCTTTCCGCCCTCGAAGCGCTCGATCGTCTCGCCGATGATCGGCCTCGTGGCGACGCTGGCCCCCACCATCGGCCCGACCATCGGCGGCTACCTCACCGACCTGTTCTCCTGGCACTGGCTGTTCCTCATCAACATCGTGCCGGGCATCTTCGTCACGATCTCGACCTTCCTCCTGATCGATTTCGACCGGCCGAATTTCGACCTGCTCAAGTCCTTCGACTGGGCCGGGCTCGCCTTCATGGCGGGCTTCCTCGGCTGCCTCGAATACGTGCTGGAGGAGGGGCCGAACCACGACTGGCTGCAGGACGAGGCGGTGTTCGTCTGCGCCATCGTCTGCGCCGTGTCGGGCTTGGCCTTCTTCGCCCGCGTCTTCACCGCGCGCCAGCCGATCGTCGACCTGCGCGCCTTCTCGGACCGCAACTTCGCCGCCGGCTGCGTCTTCAGCTTCGTGATGGGCATCGGCCTCTACGGCCTGACCTACCTCTACCCGGTCTATCTCGCCCGGGTGCGCGGCTACTCGGCGCTGCAGATCGGCGAGACGATGTTCGTCTCAGGCCTGTGCATGTTCGCCACCGCCCCGATCGCCGGAAAGCTCTCGGCCAAGCTCGATCCGCGCATCATGATGGCGATGGGATTCTCCGGCTTCGCGGTCGGCACCTGGATCGTCACCGGACTGACCAAGGACTGGGATTTCTACGAGCTGCTGTGGCCCCAGGTGCTGCGGGGCTGCTCCCTGATGCTGTGCATGATCCCGATCAACAACATCGCGCTCGGCACCCTGCCGCCGGAGCGGATGAAGAACGCCTCGGGCCTGTTCAACCTCACGCGCAACCTCGGCGGCGCGGTCGGCCTCGCCCTCATCAACACGGTGCTCAACGCCCGCTGGGACTTCCACCTCGCGCGCCTGCACGAGCGCTTCACCTGGGCCAACGGCGCCGCGCTGGAGCGCCTCGACGCCATGCGGCGCCAGTTCGAGGTGTTCGGGGGCGACGCCAACGGCATGGCGCTGAAGGCGCTCAACAACACCGTGCGGATTCAAGGCTTGGTGATGAGCTTCGAGGACGTGTTCCTCGTCCTCACGGTGCTGTTCCTGGCGATGGCCTGCGGCACCCCGCTCATCCGCCGCCCCCGCGCCGCGGCACCGGCCGGCGCGGGGCATTGA
- a CDS encoding HlyD family secretion protein: MSLREDAGRSEAALETAEEERAEAGRAAALRPAPVVAEPVPPSPAKPRRPLRRAVLGLVLCAALGGGAYAGWDWWTVGRFFVSTDDAYVQADISVLAAKVSGYLAAVPVVNGQAVKRGDVIARLDDGDYRLALKAAEDKLATQESTITRVGRQAEAAQAQVLQSAAQIEAAKADAVRAGADYARATGMQADFVAKSRLDQAKADRDRTGAAVKSAEAALVAARANVEVLRAQTREAENLAAELRTAVDRARRDLDFAVIRAPFDGVVGNKAVEAGAYVSPGSRIAALVPLQSVRVDANFKETQLARVRPGQEVHIHVDAYPDRDIVGTVESLSPASGSVFSLLPPDNATGNFTKIVQRLPVRVHVPEDLAREGLLRPGLSVVVRVDTREGADAPVQRLAARP; encoded by the coding sequence ATGTCGCTGCGTGAGGATGCCGGCCGCTCCGAGGCCGCCCTTGAGACGGCCGAGGAGGAGCGGGCCGAGGCCGGCCGGGCAGCGGCCTTGCGACCCGCCCCGGTCGTCGCCGAGCCGGTGCCGCCCTCCCCCGCCAAACCCCGGCGTCCGCTGCGGCGGGCGGTGCTGGGCCTCGTGCTGTGCGCGGCGCTCGGCGGCGGCGCCTATGCCGGCTGGGACTGGTGGACGGTCGGGCGCTTTTTCGTCAGCACCGACGACGCCTACGTGCAGGCGGACATCTCGGTTCTGGCCGCCAAGGTGTCGGGCTATCTCGCGGCGGTGCCCGTGGTGAACGGGCAGGCGGTGAAGCGGGGCGACGTGATCGCCCGGCTCGACGACGGCGATTATCGCCTCGCCCTGAAGGCCGCGGAGGACAAGCTCGCCACGCAGGAGAGCACCATTACCCGCGTCGGCCGGCAGGCCGAGGCGGCGCAGGCGCAGGTGCTTCAGAGCGCGGCGCAGATCGAGGCCGCGAAGGCCGACGCCGTGCGAGCCGGCGCCGACTACGCCCGCGCCACGGGGATGCAGGCCGATTTCGTCGCGAAATCCCGTCTCGATCAGGCCAAGGCCGACCGCGACCGCACCGGGGCGGCGGTGAAGTCGGCCGAGGCCGCCCTCGTCGCCGCGCGGGCCAATGTCGAGGTGCTGCGGGCGCAGACGCGCGAGGCGGAAAACCTCGCCGCGGAGTTGCGCACGGCCGTCGACCGTGCCCGGCGCGACCTCGACTTCGCGGTGATCCGCGCGCCCTTCGACGGCGTCGTCGGCAACAAGGCCGTGGAGGCCGGCGCCTACGTCTCCCCCGGCTCGCGCATCGCCGCCCTGGTGCCGCTGCAGAGCGTGCGGGTCGATGCGAACTTCAAGGAGACGCAGCTCGCCCGCGTCCGGCCCGGCCAGGAGGTCCACATCCACGTGGACGCCTATCCCGACCGCGACATCGTCGGCACGGTGGAATCGCTCTCGCCCGCCTCCGGCTCGGTCTTCAGCCTGCTGCCGCCGGACAACGCCACCGGCAACTTCACCAAGATCGTCCAGCGCCTGCCCGTGCGCGTCCACGTGCCCGAGGATCTCGCCCGCGAGGGCCTGCTGCGCCCCGGCCTCTCGGTCGTGGTGAGGGTCGATACCCGCGAGGGCGCCGACGCGCCGGTGCAACGGCTCGCCGCCCGGCCCTGA
- a CDS encoding TetR/AcrR family transcriptional regulator, with translation MVGAATQERGPVAPQATSSGESDKRRQILEGARQVFMASGFDGASMGEIAKTANVSKGTLYVYFDSKEALFEALTTEAKAGLAENLFRLDEDDPDVRAVLTRLGTSYLTMMARPEHVSIIRMVIGACEKFPRFGQAFYEAGPACGVGRLKAYLDAQVSAGRLSVADTDLAAKHFLQLCQAGMLTRLLFNAGAAPDEAEIRHRVAEAVRVFYAGYGPSTAG, from the coding sequence ATGGTGGGTGCGGCGACACAGGAACGGGGGCCGGTAGCCCCGCAAGCAACCTCATCGGGCGAGAGCGACAAGCGCCGGCAGATCCTGGAGGGCGCGCGTCAGGTGTTCATGGCCTCCGGCTTCGACGGGGCCAGCATGGGCGAGATCGCCAAGACCGCGAACGTCTCGAAGGGTACGCTCTACGTCTACTTCGACAGCAAGGAAGCCCTGTTCGAGGCCCTGACCACCGAGGCGAAGGCGGGTTTGGCCGAGAACCTGTTCCGGCTCGACGAGGACGACCCGGATGTCCGCGCCGTGCTGACCCGGCTCGGCACCAGCTATCTCACGATGATGGCGCGGCCGGAGCACGTCTCGATCATCCGCATGGTGATCGGCGCCTGCGAGAAATTTCCCCGGTTCGGGCAAGCCTTCTACGAGGCCGGTCCCGCCTGCGGGGTCGGGCGGCTCAAGGCCTATCTCGATGCCCAGGTCTCGGCCGGGCGCCTCTCCGTCGCCGACACCGATCTCGCCGCCAAGCACTTCCTCCAGCTCTGCCAGGCCGGGATGCTGACGCGCCTGCTGTTCAATGCGGGCGCGGCACCGGACGAGGCCGAGATCCGGCACCGGGTCGCGGAAGCCGTTCGCGTCTTCTACGCGGGCTACGGACCGTCCACGGCGGGGTGA
- a CDS encoding acyl-CoA dehydrogenase → MSYRAPVEEMAFTLRHVAGLDAVLARSGAEIGPEDAVAILEEAGRFAGNVIAPLNRIGDRHGTPFSDGHVTTAPGWASAYRAFVEGGWNGVLADPDYGGQGLPHLIAAACTEMWNGANLAFGLCPILTVGGIEALAAHGSDDLKGRYLEKLVSGEWTATMNLTEPQAGSDLSALRTRAEPNGDGTYRITGAKIYITYGEHDLAGNICHLVLARLKDAPAGTRGISLFLVPKVLPDGTRNDLRCSGLEHKLGIHASPTCSMAFGDAGGATGWLIGEENRGLACMFTMMNSARLNVGLQGVGVAEAAYQKALDYARERRQGRAPGSPEPVSAIVAHADIQRTLLTMKAYTAAARGICYLTAQGLDAADGPEGKAAHDRASLLTPVAKAFSTDIANEVTSLGVQVHGGMGFVEETGAAQLMRDARILGIYEGTNGIQAIDLVTRKLPLNGGATVGAQIASMRRVAEGLLKDSTPGFGHAAARLRDGIGSLDRATSFLLKALASNRPQEALPGATPYLRLFGLVQGAACLATAGLASSAAVKAGETDPAHAARIALARFFAENLLPAAGGLEQSILSGGDFADDPAFALAG, encoded by the coding sequence ATGAGCTATCGCGCGCCCGTCGAGGAGATGGCCTTCACCCTCCGCCACGTCGCGGGGCTCGACGCCGTGCTGGCGCGCAGCGGCGCGGAGATCGGCCCGGAGGATGCGGTCGCCATTCTTGAGGAGGCGGGCCGGTTCGCCGGCAACGTCATCGCACCGCTCAACCGGATCGGCGACCGCCACGGCACGCCGTTCTCGGACGGGCACGTCACCACCGCGCCGGGTTGGGCGTCAGCCTACCGCGCCTTCGTCGAGGGCGGGTGGAACGGCGTGCTTGCTGACCCCGACTACGGTGGGCAGGGCCTGCCGCACCTGATCGCCGCCGCCTGCACCGAGATGTGGAACGGCGCGAACCTCGCCTTCGGCCTGTGCCCGATCCTCACCGTCGGCGGCATCGAGGCGCTGGCCGCCCATGGCTCCGACGACCTGAAGGGGCGCTACCTCGAAAAGCTCGTCTCGGGCGAGTGGACCGCGACCATGAACCTGACCGAGCCGCAGGCCGGCTCGGACCTTTCGGCGCTGCGCACCCGCGCCGAGCCCAACGGCGACGGCACCTACCGGATCACGGGCGCCAAGATCTACATCACCTACGGCGAGCACGACCTGGCCGGCAACATCTGCCACCTCGTGCTCGCCCGCCTCAAGGACGCCCCGGCCGGCACCCGCGGCATCTCGCTGTTCCTCGTACCGAAGGTGCTGCCGGACGGCACGCGCAACGACCTGCGGTGTTCGGGCCTCGAGCACAAGCTCGGCATCCACGCCTCGCCGACCTGCTCCATGGCCTTCGGTGACGCCGGCGGCGCGACCGGCTGGCTGATCGGCGAGGAGAACCGGGGGCTGGCCTGCATGTTCACGATGATGAACTCGGCCCGGCTCAATGTTGGCCTCCAGGGCGTGGGTGTGGCGGAAGCCGCCTATCAGAAGGCCCTCGACTACGCCCGCGAGCGCCGCCAGGGCCGGGCACCGGGCTCGCCCGAGCCGGTCAGCGCCATCGTGGCGCATGCCGACATCCAGCGCACGCTGCTGACGATGAAGGCCTACACGGCGGCGGCCCGCGGCATCTGCTACCTCACCGCGCAAGGCCTCGACGCCGCTGATGGACCCGAGGGAAAGGCGGCGCATGACCGCGCCTCGCTGCTGACGCCGGTGGCCAAAGCCTTCTCCACCGACATCGCCAACGAGGTGACCTCGCTCGGCGTGCAGGTCCATGGCGGCATGGGCTTCGTCGAGGAGACGGGTGCGGCCCAACTCATGCGCGATGCCCGCATCCTCGGGATCTACGAGGGCACCAACGGCATCCAGGCGATCGACCTCGTCACCCGCAAGCTGCCGCTGAACGGCGGTGCCACGGTCGGCGCGCAGATCGCTTCGATGCGGCGGGTGGCGGAGGGCCTGTTGAAGGACAGCACCCCCGGCTTCGGCCACGCGGCGGCGCGCCTGCGGGACGGCATCGGCAGCCTCGACCGGGCGACGAGTTTCCTGCTCAAGGCGCTCGCCTCGAACCGCCCGCAGGAGGCGCTCCCCGGTGCGACGCCGTATCTGCGCCTGTTCGGCCTCGTGCAGGGCGCGGCCTGCCTCGCGACGGCGGGGTTGGCTTCGAGCGCGGCCGTGAAGGCGGGCGAGACCGATCCGGCCCATGCCGCGCGCATCGCGCTCGCCCGCTTCTTCGCCGAGAACCTGCTGCCGGCGGCGGGCGGCCTGGAGCAGTCGATTCTGTCCGGGGGCGACTTCGCCGACGATCCGGCCTTCGCGCTCGCCGGGTGA
- a CDS encoding L-threonylcarbamoyladenylate synthase: protein MDAPPSTIPTLRLAADADGLARAAALLRAGRLVALPTETVYGLGADATDPEAVAAIYAAKGRPRFNPLIAHVATAEAALAEGVFDEAALRLAETFWPGPLTLVVPAAPGGSVCDLARAGLDSVALRVPAHDIARALLERAGRPVAAPSANRSGRVSPTSADHVLTDLDGRIAAVLDGGECPVGVESTVVACLGGPPRLLRPGGVTREAIAAVLGFAPEAVSDPGSRPVGPGLLASHYAPRAGVRLDARTIEPSEAVLLFGAFRPAGLDHAAAVESLSERGDPAEAAARLFGALRRLDASGAPTIAIVPVPEEGLGEAINDRLRRAAAPR, encoded by the coding sequence ATGGACGCCCCACCGTCAACCATCCCCACGCTGCGCCTGGCGGCCGACGCGGACGGCCTCGCGCGAGCGGCCGCCCTGCTCCGGGCGGGGCGTCTCGTCGCCCTGCCGACGGAGACGGTCTACGGGCTCGGGGCCGATGCCACCGACCCGGAGGCGGTGGCCGCGATCTATGCGGCCAAGGGCCGCCCGCGCTTCAACCCGCTGATCGCCCATGTCGCGACCGCCGAGGCTGCGTTGGCCGAGGGCGTGTTCGACGAAGCCGCCCTCCGGCTCGCGGAAACATTCTGGCCGGGGCCGCTGACCCTGGTGGTGCCGGCGGCACCCGGCGGCTCGGTCTGCGATCTCGCTCGGGCCGGCCTCGACTCCGTGGCGCTCCGCGTGCCGGCCCACGACATCGCCCGCGCGCTGCTGGAACGGGCCGGGCGACCGGTGGCGGCGCCCTCGGCCAACCGCTCCGGACGGGTGAGCCCCACCAGCGCCGACCATGTGCTGACCGATCTCGACGGGCGCATCGCGGCCGTGCTCGACGGAGGCGAATGCCCGGTCGGGGTCGAATCCACCGTCGTCGCCTGCCTCGGCGGCCCGCCCCGACTGCTGCGCCCCGGCGGGGTGACGCGGGAGGCCATCGCTGCCGTGCTGGGCTTTGCCCCCGAAGCAGTCAGTGATCCGGGCTCGCGGCCCGTGGGCCCTGGTCTGCTTGCCTCGCACTACGCGCCGCGGGCCGGGGTGCGGCTCGATGCCAGGACCATCGAGCCCAGTGAGGCGGTTCTGCTGTTCGGGGCCTTCCGCCCCGCTGGGCTGGACCATGCAGCAGCGGTCGAATCCTTGAGCGAGCGCGGGGATCCGGCGGAGGCCGCCGCGCGGCTGTTCGGGGCCTTGCGCCGGCTCGACGCCTCGGGCGCACCGACCATCGCTATCGTCCCGGTGCCGGAGGAGGGGCTGGGCGAGGCGATCAACGACCGCCTGCGCCGGGCTGCGGCGCCGCGCTGA
- a CDS encoding PAS domain-containing hybrid sensor histidine kinase/response regulator translates to MSAEPAATALDAAQARIRALETRLEEVEDTLAAIRRGDFDAIVVEGPGGERLVYTLENADRPYRVLIEQIQEGAFTLGPDGTLLYCNRRLAETLGTPQERLIGQSFARFAAGGQDAALAALIAQAAQMPARGEIALCGEAGVERPAYLSLSRLDGDGDTLLLCGVITDLTAERLRLHELAEANERLRAEVAERERIEEALRQSQKMEAVGQLTGGVAHDFNNLLTVIKSSTDLLKRPDLAEERRRRYVDAISDTVARAAKLTGQLLAFARRQALKPEVFDAGRGVASVADMVGTLTGARIQVKTLIEPCFDAAGEPFACLVEADPSQFDTALVNMVVNARDAMEGEGTLTIRVGHAGQIPALRTHPAVPGDFVAVAISDTGTGIAPADLSRIFEPFFTTKGVGQGTGLGLSQVFGFAKQSGGDIAVESVLGQGTTFTLFLPRAKVAPTMVESADEPEPLAPGHGTCVLLVEDNREVGAFATQALAELGYGTVWAMDAEQALAELDRTPERFDVVFTDVVMPGMNGVELARTIRGRTPGMPIVLSSGYSHVLAEDGHHGFPLLHKPYSVEDLSRILRRAIQRRAVRAR, encoded by the coding sequence ATGAGCGCTGAGCCCGCCGCCACGGCTTTGGACGCGGCGCAGGCGCGCATCCGCGCGCTGGAAACGCGGCTGGAGGAGGTCGAGGATACCCTCGCGGCGATCCGCCGGGGGGATTTCGATGCGATCGTGGTCGAAGGTCCGGGCGGCGAGCGGCTGGTCTATACCCTGGAGAATGCCGACCGGCCCTACCGGGTGCTGATCGAGCAGATCCAGGAGGGCGCCTTCACCCTCGGGCCGGACGGGACGCTGCTCTACTGCAACCGCCGGCTCGCCGAGACCCTGGGCACGCCGCAGGAGCGCCTGATCGGCCAGTCCTTCGCGCGCTTCGCCGCCGGGGGCCAGGACGCGGCGCTCGCCGCCCTGATCGCGCAGGCGGCGCAGATGCCGGCCCGCGGCGAGATCGCCCTGTGCGGCGAGGCGGGAGTCGAGCGCCCGGCCTACCTGTCGCTGAGCCGCCTCGACGGCGACGGCGACACCCTTCTCCTTTGCGGCGTGATCACCGACCTCACGGCGGAGCGGCTGCGCCTGCACGAACTCGCCGAGGCCAACGAGCGCCTGCGCGCCGAGGTGGCCGAGCGCGAGCGGATCGAGGAGGCCCTGCGCCAGAGCCAGAAGATGGAGGCGGTGGGCCAGCTCACCGGCGGCGTCGCGCACGACTTCAACAACCTGCTCACGGTCATCAAATCCTCCACCGACCTGCTCAAGCGCCCCGACCTCGCCGAGGAGCGCCGCCGCCGCTACGTCGATGCCATCTCCGACACGGTGGCGCGCGCGGCCAAGCTGACCGGCCAGCTCCTCGCCTTCGCCCGGCGCCAGGCGCTCAAGCCCGAGGTGTTCGATGCCGGCCGCGGCGTCGCCTCGGTGGCCGACATGGTCGGCACGCTCACCGGCGCGCGCATCCAGGTGAAGACCCTGATCGAGCCCTGCTTCGACGCCGCCGGCGAGCCCTTCGCCTGCCTCGTGGAGGCCGATCCGAGCCAGTTCGACACGGCGCTGGTCAACATGGTCGTCAACGCCCGCGACGCCATGGAGGGCGAGGGCACGCTGACCATCCGCGTCGGCCATGCCGGGCAGATCCCGGCCCTGCGCACCCATCCGGCCGTGCCCGGCGACTTCGTCGCGGTGGCGATTTCCGACACGGGGACGGGCATCGCGCCGGCCGACCTGTCACGGATCTTCGAGCCGTTCTTCACGACGAAGGGCGTCGGCCAGGGCACCGGGCTCGGTCTCTCCCAGGTGTTCGGCTTCGCCAAGCAGTCGGGCGGCGACATCGCGGTGGAGAGCGTGCTGGGACAGGGCACGACCTTCACCCTGTTCCTGCCGCGGGCCAAGGTCGCCCCGACGATGGTCGAGTCCGCCGACGAGCCCGAGCCGCTGGCCCCCGGCCACGGCACCTGCGTGCTCCTCGTCGAGGACAACCGCGAGGTCGGCGCCTTCGCGACGCAAGCGCTGGCCGAACTCGGCTACGGCACCGTCTGGGCGATGGATGCGGAGCAGGCGCTGGCCGAACTCGACCGGACGCCGGAACGCTTCGACGTGGTGTTCACCGACGTGGTGATGCCCGGCATGAACGGGGTCGAACTCGCCCGCACGATCCGGGGGCGGACGCCCGGCATGCCGATCGTGCTCTCCTCCGGCTACAGCCACGTGCTGGCCGAGGACGGGCACCACGGCTTCCCGCTGCTGCACAAGCCCTACTCGGTGGAGGATCTCTCGCGCATCCTGCGCCGAGCGATCCAGCGGCGCGCCGTGCGAGCGCGATGA
- a CDS encoding circadian clock KaiB family protein: protein MSGGDITAHGEAGRTRLRLYVAGTSPRSTRSIESVRRLCEHRLGGACDLEVVDIYQQSALAGADGVVAAPTLIRLSPLPARRITGDLSDERHVLDGLGLEGLGLDGAADER from the coding sequence TTGAGCGGCGGGGACATCACGGCCCACGGGGAGGCCGGGCGCACCCGGCTGCGCCTCTACGTCGCCGGCACCTCGCCGCGCTCGACCCGCAGCATCGAGAGCGTGCGCCGCCTGTGCGAGCATCGGCTCGGGGGCGCGTGCGACCTCGAAGTGGTCGACATCTACCAGCAATCGGCGCTTGCGGGCGCCGACGGCGTGGTCGCGGCGCCGACCCTGATACGGCTCTCCCCCCTCCCCGCCCGGCGCATCACCGGCGATCTGAGCGACGAGCGGCATGTCCTCGACGGGCTTGGACTCGAAGGGCTTGGACTCGACGGGGCCGCCGATGAGCGCTGA